A DNA window from Cumulibacter manganitolerans contains the following coding sequences:
- a CDS encoding class I SAM-dependent methyltransferase: MHTPPALPGPITAFDDRADDYDRWFDEHPDVFQAELGAISALLDPARPAASAPDRLEIGVGTGRFAAALGIGSGVEPAPRMAALARQRGIHVTDAVAEALPFPDDRFALTAFITSLCFVTDPPRALAEASRVTRPGGSVLIAYLNLASAAGAHLAATQHEDPYFAHARLRTTTELRALLADADLAADGAQQVIAEAGQPPRVSSGADQGLFCVLRARVASTTKPPR; encoded by the coding sequence ATGCACACCCCGCCAGCCCTTCCCGGCCCCATTACGGCTTTCGATGACCGAGCCGACGACTACGACCGCTGGTTCGACGAGCACCCGGACGTCTTCCAGGCCGAGCTGGGCGCCATCTCCGCCCTCCTCGACCCCGCCCGCCCCGCCGCGTCCGCGCCAGACAGGCTGGAGATCGGGGTCGGGACAGGACGCTTCGCTGCCGCCCTAGGTATCGGCTCCGGCGTAGAGCCCGCACCCCGCATGGCCGCCCTCGCCCGCCAACGCGGCATCCACGTCACGGACGCTGTCGCCGAGGCACTGCCCTTCCCCGACGACCGGTTCGCACTCACCGCGTTCATCACCTCCCTGTGCTTCGTCACCGACCCCCCTCGCGCCCTGGCCGAAGCCAGCCGGGTCACCCGGCCGGGCGGGTCGGTATTGATCGCCTATCTCAACCTGGCCAGTGCTGCCGGAGCACACTTGGCCGCCACGCAGCACGAGGACCCCTACTTCGCCCACGCCCGGCTCCGCACCACCACAGAACTGCGCGCCCTGCTCGCCGATGCCGACCTCGCCGCCGACGGCGCCCAACAGGTCATCGCCGAAGCCGGTCAGCCGCCCCGAGTATCTTCCGGCGCCGACCAGGGCTTGTTCTGCGTCCTTCGCGCCCGGGTCGCCTCAACTACGAAACCGCCTCGTTGA
- a CDS encoding Lrp/AsnC ligand binding domain-containing protein, whose translation MTEFDTAVAEVPQIVEGQRLFGEPDYLLRVVSRDLAAYKLLYDSVLSKLPGLRVPNSTVVMKETLPRRPLPVPPHKAATPRRGS comes from the coding sequence ATTACGGAGTTTGACACCGCGGTGGCTGAGGTGCCGCAGATCGTCGAGGGCCAGCGCCTCTTCGGTGAGCCCGACTACCTCCTTCGGGTAGTGAGCCGCGACCTCGCCGCCTACAAGCTCCTGTACGACTCCGTCCTGTCCAAGCTGCCGGGGCTCCGGGTCCCCAACTCGACCGTCGTGATGAAGGAGACCCTTCCCCGGCGTCCACTGCCCGTCCCGCCGCACAAGGCGGCGACCCCGCGCCGGGGCAGCTAG
- a CDS encoding sulfurtransferase TusA family protein, with translation MSATQGPRIDHLDGSDLSCARLLILLRNQAAQVPPGTVIHLTTTDPVAPIDLPAWCRMTGHTYLGPIDGPGTPTYAVRTSGTPMATDPARPWHVTR, from the coding sequence ATGAGCGCCACCCAAGGACCGCGCATCGACCACCTCGACGGCAGCGATCTCAGCTGCGCCCGCCTGCTAATCCTTCTGCGCAACCAAGCCGCCCAGGTCCCACCAGGCACCGTCATCCACCTGACCACGACCGACCCTGTCGCACCGATCGACCTACCCGCGTGGTGCCGCATGACCGGACACACCTACCTCGGCCCTATCGACGGCCCGGGAACCCCCACCTACGCGGTACGCACCAGCGGCACGCCGATGGCAACTGATCCCGCGCGTCCCTGGCACGTCACACGGTGA
- a CDS encoding OsmC family protein — protein sequence MNTPPTPLHIERTGPKTYIGRNARGGEVCIGGTDADDALAPGELLALALAACGLLSTDHTLAGRLGEDFAAIVDVTPRKTDDGQRYDLIAATIRTNMSALDEEKITVLTERAERAIDRLCTIGHTLDHGAEHPVTLRHDPDLPEHL from the coding sequence ATGAACACCCCGCCCACGCCCCTGCACATCGAACGCACCGGACCCAAGACCTACATCGGACGCAACGCCCGCGGCGGAGAAGTCTGCATCGGCGGCACCGACGCCGACGACGCGCTCGCTCCCGGGGAGCTACTCGCCCTCGCGCTGGCCGCCTGCGGTCTCCTCTCCACCGACCACACCCTCGCCGGCCGCCTCGGCGAGGACTTCGCCGCGATCGTCGACGTCACCCCGCGAAAGACCGACGACGGCCAGCGCTACGACCTGATCGCCGCGACCATCCGCACCAACATGAGCGCACTCGACGAGGAAAAGATCACCGTGCTCACCGAGCGAGCCGAACGAGCCATCGACAGACTCTGCACGATCGGACACACCCTCGACCACGGCGCCGAACACCCCGTCACCCTCCGCCACGACCCCGACCTGCCCGAACACCTCTGA
- a CDS encoding YbaK/EbsC family protein: MTDTATIDETAEREALLTYLAGIGIVAPIVPYPAHTSIDEGKRLRGDLPGVFTKNLLLKDKKGNLFFVTAHEDTEIDLKTLHTRIDARGRLGFAAAHVMAELLHVTPGTATPLALRHDTAPQIALVVDERLEGAAQVNFHPMTHTESIGLTWKGFRTFADTTGHPPLLTTMN; encoded by the coding sequence ATGACCGACACCGCCACCATCGACGAGACCGCCGAACGCGAAGCACTGCTGACCTACCTGGCGGGCATCGGGATCGTCGCCCCCATCGTGCCGTATCCGGCGCACACGAGCATCGACGAGGGCAAGCGGCTGCGTGGGGACCTGCCAGGGGTGTTCACCAAGAACCTCCTCCTCAAAGACAAGAAGGGCAACCTGTTCTTCGTCACCGCACACGAAGACACCGAGATCGACCTGAAGACCCTGCACACCCGCATCGATGCGCGCGGCCGGCTCGGATTCGCCGCCGCGCACGTGATGGCCGAGCTGCTGCACGTCACCCCCGGCACCGCGACCCCGCTGGCGCTGCGACACGACACCGCACCACAGATCGCCCTCGTCGTCGACGAGCGCCTCGAAGGCGCCGCCCAGGTCAACTTCCACCCCATGACCCACACCGAGAGCATCGGGCTGACCTGGAAGGGCTTCCGCACCTTCGCGGACACCACCGGTCACCCGCCGCTGCTCACCACCATGAACTGA
- a CDS encoding trans-sulfuration enzyme family protein, with protein MSNTPTPHAPGQSTRSIHGTTLKDAHGAPHLPTYNTTTFAFENTAALLDVVDGHTPGALYTRYGMNPTTFALEETMAAIEGAPAALAFCSGMAAEMAVFAQYGRDGIVCLGDAYGGTLELLADQLPLLGIETTFLLGSELDQLESLLEAGARLVFFETPTNPGLEIFDIAAISDLAHRYGALVAIDNTFASPVNQRPLDLGADIVVYSATKYLGGHSDVTAGFLLGAAELITPVWAWRKNLGTTIAPEPAALLARSLRTLTIRVNAQNASAQAIAEAMEADARVNRVLYPGLPSFPGHELAVSQMHGFGGIITIEVDADGKTSSRVADRLNLFALAPSLGGAESLATQPVTTTHHGLSPAERERRGITDSMIRLSVGLEDTVDLIADLTQALDEVTR; from the coding sequence ATGAGCAACACCCCCACGCCACACGCCCCGGGCCAGTCGACCCGGTCCATCCACGGCACCACCTTGAAGGATGCCCATGGTGCGCCGCACCTGCCCACCTACAACACGACCACGTTCGCGTTCGAGAACACCGCGGCGCTGCTGGACGTAGTCGACGGCCACACTCCCGGGGCTCTGTACACCCGGTACGGGATGAACCCGACAACGTTCGCGCTGGAAGAAACCATGGCCGCCATCGAGGGTGCCCCAGCCGCCTTGGCGTTCTGCTCCGGGATGGCCGCCGAGATGGCGGTGTTCGCCCAGTACGGGCGCGACGGGATCGTGTGTCTGGGCGACGCCTACGGCGGCACCCTTGAGCTGCTGGCCGATCAGCTCCCGCTGCTGGGCATCGAGACCACATTCCTACTGGGCAGCGAGCTCGACCAGCTTGAGTCGCTCCTGGAGGCCGGTGCCCGACTGGTGTTCTTCGAAACCCCCACCAACCCGGGCCTGGAGATCTTCGACATCGCCGCGATCAGTGACCTGGCCCACCGTTACGGTGCGCTCGTCGCGATCGACAACACCTTCGCCTCACCGGTCAACCAGCGCCCCCTCGACCTCGGCGCCGACATTGTGGTCTACTCCGCGACCAAGTATCTGGGCGGGCACTCCGACGTCACTGCCGGGTTCCTCCTTGGAGCAGCGGAGCTCATCACCCCGGTGTGGGCGTGGCGCAAGAACCTCGGCACCACGATCGCCCCGGAACCTGCCGCACTGCTGGCCCGGAGCCTGCGCACTCTCACCATCAGGGTGAACGCACAGAATGCGTCCGCGCAGGCGATCGCTGAGGCGATGGAAGCAGACGCCCGCGTGAACCGCGTTCTCTACCCAGGCCTTCCCTCTTTTCCGGGGCACGAGCTGGCCGTGTCGCAGATGCATGGATTCGGCGGCATCATCACGATCGAGGTCGACGCCGATGGCAAGACCAGCAGCCGCGTCGCGGACCGGTTGAACCTCTTCGCGCTCGCGCCCAGCCTCGGCGGCGCCGAATCCCTCGCAACGCAACCGGTGACCACGACCCATCACGGCCTGAGCCCTGCCGAACGTGAGCGCCGCGGCATCACTGACTCGATGATCCGTCTCTCGGTCGGCCTGGAAGACACCGTCGACCTCATCGCCGACCTGACCCAGGCCCTCGACGAGGTGACCCGCTGA
- a CDS encoding cytochrome c biogenesis CcdA family protein — MDIGYLGSFLGGLLSLLSPCSVMLLPAFFAYAFSHPATLVARTGVFYLGLITTLVPLGVFAGTAGAFLNQNRGVLLSVVATVVVVFGLIQVAGVPLPGLSRTGQGADTGRAWTVYVLGTAYGVAGVCTGPILGSVLMIAAVGANPVYGGVLLAVYAAGMALPLLLLALAWKRWSGTLRAALTPRTLTIRRWRNSWHALISGLLSIILGALLFVVARDPEGGGILPIAVQYELETGVARLGQSTSNLVILAVAVLITVIGALLWWWRSHRTRTSDPAEPRTKPTTTALTSSTASTSHEEGHSPS; from the coding sequence ATGGACATCGGCTACCTCGGATCGTTCCTCGGCGGGCTGCTCAGCCTACTGTCGCCGTGCTCGGTGATGCTGCTGCCGGCGTTTTTCGCGTACGCCTTCTCCCATCCGGCGACCCTGGTGGCACGCACCGGGGTGTTCTACCTCGGGCTGATCACCACGCTGGTTCCATTGGGGGTGTTCGCCGGTACCGCGGGCGCGTTTTTGAACCAGAACCGCGGCGTGCTGCTGAGCGTGGTCGCGACAGTTGTGGTCGTGTTCGGCCTCATACAGGTCGCCGGAGTCCCTCTGCCGGGGCTCTCTCGCACCGGCCAGGGCGCGGACACCGGCCGGGCATGGACGGTCTATGTACTGGGCACCGCCTACGGTGTGGCCGGGGTGTGCACCGGCCCAATCCTTGGGTCGGTGCTGATGATCGCCGCTGTGGGAGCGAACCCGGTCTACGGAGGCGTGCTGCTGGCCGTATACGCCGCGGGGATGGCATTGCCTCTGCTGCTGCTCGCTCTGGCCTGGAAACGATGGTCCGGCACGCTCCGCGCCGCGCTGACGCCTCGCACACTGACGATCAGGCGGTGGCGCAATAGCTGGCATGCACTCATCTCCGGCCTGCTCTCCATCATCCTCGGTGCGCTGCTGTTCGTGGTCGCTCGCGACCCCGAAGGCGGCGGGATCTTGCCGATCGCCGTGCAATATGAGCTCGAAACCGGGGTCGCCCGGCTCGGGCAGAGCACCTCCAACCTCGTCATCCTCGCCGTCGCGGTCCTGATCACCGTGATCGGCGCCCTCCTGTGGTGGTGGCGAAGCCACCGCACTCGGACATCCGACCCCGCCGAACCCCGTACGAAACCAACCACCACGGCGCTGACGTCATCAACGGCGTCAACATCACATGAGGAAGGCCACTCCCCGTCATGA
- a CDS encoding DsbA family protein: MIAAVVLALGIGTVIGSNTQNTTAANEDPATTASPSAESNALADLARRDDADPFAMGAVDAPVVIIEYADFTCKYCGAFAEETLPTLIEEYIDAGHVRMEWRDTPILSESSVSTAIAGRAAAQQDLFWQFYEVLYAHTYTGDGDFSRDRLLALAGEVDGLDLAAFETGLDDPELAAAVEQEGSQSRALGVTSTPTFVVGEQVIQGAQPIEVFRQIIDAQLEEETSQ; this comes from the coding sequence GTGATCGCCGCAGTCGTGCTCGCGTTGGGCATTGGAACCGTGATCGGATCGAACACGCAGAACACCACCGCCGCCAACGAAGACCCCGCGACAACGGCGTCACCGTCCGCGGAGTCCAACGCTCTGGCTGATCTGGCGCGTCGAGATGACGCCGACCCGTTCGCCATGGGGGCTGTGGATGCGCCTGTGGTGATCATCGAGTACGCCGATTTCACGTGTAAGTACTGCGGTGCGTTCGCCGAGGAGACGCTCCCGACCCTGATCGAGGAGTACATCGACGCCGGGCACGTACGCATGGAGTGGCGGGACACTCCGATCCTCAGCGAGAGCTCCGTGAGTACCGCTATCGCCGGACGCGCCGCAGCACAGCAGGACCTGTTCTGGCAGTTCTACGAAGTGCTCTACGCCCACACCTACACCGGGGACGGTGACTTTAGCCGCGACCGGCTTCTCGCCCTCGCAGGCGAGGTCGACGGCCTCGATCTCGCCGCGTTCGAAACCGGGCTGGACGACCCCGAGCTTGCCGCAGCCGTCGAGCAGGAGGGCAGCCAGTCCCGGGCGCTCGGTGTGACCTCCACGCCGACGTTCGTGGTCGGTGAGCAGGTGATCCAGGGGGCACAACCCATCGAGGTGTTCCGACAGATCATCGATGCCCAACTCGAAGAGGAAACCAGTCAGTGA
- a CDS encoding ArsR/SmtB family transcription factor, whose protein sequence is MDAWNSESGGKESVFDSFAAVVKALGNGRRLELMELMAQGEHSVETLARMAGMGLTSTSAHLQTLKRAGLVRARRERTSVLYQLAGDDVAELYTAAKRVALTRYPQLRQALDDYMGYSEAQAPGIDPSAVTSAMVVIDVRPRQEYEAAHFPAAISMPQDELEERYRELPDGAEVVVYCRGELCRMAREAAAWLRERGVDARAMDEGVVEWRATKGVTLSIA, encoded by the coding sequence ATGGATGCATGGAATAGCGAGTCTGGTGGCAAGGAGTCCGTTTTCGACTCTTTTGCCGCGGTGGTGAAGGCCCTCGGCAATGGTCGCCGCCTGGAGCTCATGGAGCTGATGGCCCAGGGCGAGCACAGTGTCGAGACCCTCGCCCGGATGGCGGGGATGGGCTTGACGAGCACGTCGGCGCATTTACAGACGCTGAAGCGTGCCGGTCTGGTTCGGGCTCGCCGGGAGCGCACGAGCGTCTTGTACCAGTTAGCCGGTGACGATGTTGCCGAGCTGTACACGGCGGCCAAGCGTGTCGCCTTGACGCGCTACCCGCAGCTGCGTCAGGCGCTGGACGACTACATGGGGTACTCGGAGGCGCAGGCCCCGGGAATCGACCCGTCGGCGGTGACCTCGGCGATGGTGGTCATCGATGTGCGACCTCGCCAGGAGTACGAGGCGGCGCACTTCCCGGCGGCGATCTCGATGCCGCAGGACGAGCTTGAGGAGAGGTATCGCGAGCTGCCAGACGGGGCTGAGGTGGTCGTGTACTGCCGCGGGGAGCTGTGTCGTATGGCCCGTGAGGCCGCCGCTTGGCTGCGGGAGCGCGGGGTGGACGCGAGAGCCATGGATGAGGGTGTCGTGGAGTGGCGTGCGACCAAGGGGGTCACGCTCAGCATCGCGTGA
- a CDS encoding cysteine desulfurase family protein — protein sequence MSEQKPIYLDHNGTTPVDREVAEAMWPYLTEVYGNPSSTTPQGLQARRAVEDAREQVAALLAAHPDEIVFTSGGTEANNLAIRGAAAQAATPVMVTSAMEHPATIAPVAHLRRQHGWRVHELPVDHVTRIVLDQWPAGPIGLGTLILAHNETGTIQPMQDFAETVHAHGGLVHADAAQAVGKIPVQVDDLHVDLLSVAGHKLYAPKGIGALYVRRGTSLSPVLLGAGQERGIRPGTENVAGIVGLGAAAEAAGRLLATEPGRQSELREHLWRRLSARIPHLVRITPTENALPNTLMVAVPGRLGADILDAAPAVAASTGSACHAGTHTPSASLMAAGLSENVALGALRLTLGRSTSTADIETAADTLIRAIAAERQTA from the coding sequence ATGAGCGAACAGAAACCGATCTACCTTGACCACAACGGGACCACCCCGGTGGACCGCGAGGTGGCAGAAGCAATGTGGCCATATCTGACAGAGGTGTATGGCAACCCGTCCAGCACTACGCCCCAGGGACTGCAGGCGCGGCGTGCGGTAGAAGATGCGCGCGAGCAGGTCGCCGCGCTCCTCGCGGCCCATCCTGATGAGATCGTCTTCACCTCCGGTGGCACCGAGGCGAACAACCTCGCCATCCGCGGCGCCGCGGCTCAGGCCGCGACCCCGGTAATGGTCACCTCGGCGATGGAACACCCCGCCACGATCGCTCCAGTGGCACACCTACGTCGACAACACGGATGGCGCGTGCATGAGCTGCCCGTGGATCACGTCACGCGGATCGTTCTAGACCAATGGCCGGCCGGGCCGATCGGACTGGGCACACTGATTCTGGCCCACAACGAGACCGGCACGATTCAGCCGATGCAAGATTTCGCCGAGACCGTCCATGCACACGGTGGTCTCGTGCACGCCGATGCTGCGCAGGCGGTCGGGAAGATTCCCGTGCAGGTCGACGACTTACATGTGGACCTGCTCAGCGTGGCCGGGCACAAGCTCTACGCCCCCAAAGGCATCGGTGCTCTCTACGTGCGCCGCGGAACATCCCTCTCGCCGGTGCTGCTCGGCGCTGGACAAGAACGAGGAATCCGGCCGGGCACGGAGAACGTCGCCGGAATCGTCGGCCTGGGTGCCGCCGCCGAGGCTGCCGGGCGACTGCTGGCCACCGAACCGGGCCGGCAGTCAGAACTTCGGGAACACCTGTGGCGCCGGCTGAGCGCGCGTATCCCTCACCTGGTCCGGATCACGCCAACCGAGAATGCGCTGCCGAACACGCTGATGGTCGCCGTCCCCGGACGGCTCGGCGCCGACATCCTTGACGCGGCCCCTGCCGTGGCCGCATCAACCGGCAGCGCTTGCCACGCCGGAACACACACCCCATCCGCGTCGCTGATGGCAGCAGGCCTCAGCGAGAACGTAGCGCTCGGCGCACTACGCCTAACTCTCGGGCGATCCACCTCCACAGCAGACATCGAGACCGCGGCCGACACCTTGATTCGAGCCATAGCCGCCGAACGCCAGACGGCATGA
- the mobF gene encoding MobF family relaxase, whose amino-acid sequence MTVSMRVMSAGDGYKYLLRTIAAADGDRSLSTPLTRYYAEEGTPPGFWMGSALRGLGDGRIGAGDVVSEAQLQLLIGMGRDPISGEPLGRAFPKYVSVADRIDKRVAGLDPALGMGERAEQVARIEAEETERGGRRAVAGFDYTFSVPKSVSVLWGVADAGTQALIAQAHHEAVAQVLAFMEREVAATRSGYTAVDGAVAQVDVTGLVATAFDHYDSRSTDPQLHTHVIVSNKVQTVLDGKWRSLDGRPMHAAVVAISEHYNAVLADRLTAMLGLGWERRDRGRDRNPAWEITGVGEELIAEFSTRSHDIDAETDRLIDAYVTEHGRRPSARTILRLRAQATLVTRPDKQVHSLADLTTEWRERATTVLGEDATAWARGIAQAQAAHALRADDVPLETITELGQQVVAMVGEKRSTWRRWNLHAEASRQSMGWRFATVADREAVVGMIADAAEQASLRLTPPQLASSPAAFRRPDGTSVFRPKHSTVFSSTLLLEAEDRLLNLAATTTGPTVNVAVVERITGRPDQQGRMLGPDQVDALTKVAVSGRVLDVLVGPAGAGKTTAMSALRRAWEKQHGTGSVVGMAPSAVAAEVLGDDLGIATENTAKWWQNHLMYGETFQAGQLVIIDEASLSGTLSLDRITALASDAGAKVLLVGDYGQLQSVDAGGAFGMLVADRRGDTPELAEVHRFVQEWEKTASLNLRHGRTRVIDTYLAQGRISDGDAEAMIDAAYAAWRADRDAGRASVLIAETREDVTALNARARADLILEGRITPSREVALAEGTRAGVGDTIITRRNDRRLRTGTGRDWVRNGATWQVTDVREDGSITIRKPGRQFGAIVLPADYVAEQVDLGYAVTAHRAQGVTTDTAHVLVAPTTTRENFYVGMTRGREANRAYVILDRPDDHAAPHPSDNEEATGRSVLFGVVQHSGAEESAHEAITSEQEQWGSIAQLVAEYETIAAAAQHDRWATLIRASGLTTEQANATLASEAFGALIAELRRAEANHHDLDTLFPRLVAARGFEDADDIAKVMHYRVARATTGPAGSGRTRKVPALIVGLIPHARGRLAPDMRQALTERRELIEARADAILDTARQAAEPWTTLLGNPSADERGAARWRRDARTVAAYRDRYGITDDAPLGPGPVGTSQKIDHAHAATALRRLTPRPSGRDEARRPPVGVDRHGPSL is encoded by the coding sequence ATGACGGTCTCGATGCGGGTGATGAGCGCGGGCGATGGGTACAAGTACCTGCTGCGCACGATCGCTGCCGCTGACGGCGACCGTTCCCTCTCGACCCCGCTGACGAGGTATTACGCGGAGGAGGGAACACCACCCGGCTTTTGGATGGGGTCGGCCCTGCGCGGCCTCGGTGACGGGCGGATCGGGGCTGGGGATGTGGTGTCGGAGGCGCAGTTGCAGTTGCTGATCGGGATGGGCCGCGACCCCATCAGCGGCGAGCCGCTGGGCCGTGCGTTCCCGAAGTACGTGTCGGTCGCGGATCGGATCGACAAGCGCGTCGCCGGCCTCGACCCGGCGTTGGGGATGGGCGAGCGTGCCGAGCAGGTCGCCCGGATCGAGGCGGAGGAGACCGAGCGTGGGGGCCGGAGGGCGGTCGCAGGGTTCGATTACACGTTCTCGGTGCCGAAGTCAGTGTCGGTGCTGTGGGGTGTGGCGGATGCGGGCACGCAGGCGCTGATCGCCCAGGCCCATCATGAGGCGGTGGCGCAGGTGCTGGCGTTCATGGAGCGGGAGGTCGCCGCGACCCGCTCCGGGTACACCGCTGTCGACGGCGCGGTCGCGCAGGTCGATGTCACCGGGCTGGTGGCGACGGCGTTCGATCACTACGACAGCCGCTCCACCGACCCGCAACTCCACACCCATGTGATCGTCTCGAACAAGGTGCAGACTGTGCTGGACGGCAAGTGGCGGTCGCTGGACGGGCGGCCGATGCACGCCGCGGTGGTCGCGATCTCGGAGCATTACAACGCGGTTCTGGCCGACCGCCTCACCGCCATGCTCGGTCTGGGCTGGGAGAGGCGGGACCGGGGCCGGGACCGGAACCCGGCGTGGGAGATCACCGGGGTGGGTGAGGAGTTGATCGCGGAGTTCTCAACCCGCTCGCACGACATCGACGCCGAGACCGACCGGCTGATCGACGCCTATGTGACCGAGCACGGGCGCCGGCCGTCGGCGCGGACGATCCTCCGGCTGCGCGCCCAGGCGACGCTGGTGACGCGGCCGGACAAGCAGGTGCACTCGCTGGCCGATCTCACGACCGAGTGGCGCGAACGCGCCACCACAGTGTTGGGCGAGGACGCCACCGCCTGGGCGCGCGGCATCGCCCAAGCCCAGGCGGCCCACGCTTTGCGGGCCGATGACGTGCCCTTGGAGACGATCACCGAACTCGGGCAGCAGGTGGTGGCGATGGTGGGTGAGAAGCGGTCGACGTGGCGACGCTGGAACCTGCACGCCGAAGCTTCCCGGCAGTCGATGGGCTGGCGGTTCGCGACCGTCGCCGACCGGGAAGCGGTCGTGGGGATGATCGCCGACGCCGCCGAACAGGCTTCGCTACGCCTCACCCCGCCACAGCTCGCCTCCAGTCCGGCCGCGTTTCGCCGCCCGGACGGCACGAGCGTGTTCCGCCCGAAGCACTCGACCGTGTTCTCCTCAACGCTCCTGTTGGAGGCCGAAGACCGCCTCCTGAATCTCGCCGCCACGACCACCGGCCCGACAGTAAACGTAGCCGTGGTCGAGAGGATCACCGGCAGGCCGGATCAGCAGGGCCGGATGCTCGGCCCGGACCAGGTCGACGCGCTGACGAAGGTCGCCGTCTCCGGGCGGGTGCTCGATGTGCTGGTCGGGCCCGCCGGGGCCGGGAAGACCACAGCTATGTCGGCGTTGCGGCGGGCGTGGGAGAAACAGCACGGCACCGGCAGCGTGGTCGGGATGGCGCCCTCGGCAGTCGCCGCCGAAGTGCTCGGTGACGACCTCGGGATCGCGACGGAAAACACGGCGAAGTGGTGGCAGAACCACCTCATGTACGGCGAGACGTTCCAGGCAGGCCAACTGGTCATCATCGACGAGGCCTCCCTGTCCGGCACCCTGTCGCTGGACCGGATCACCGCCCTCGCCAGTGATGCGGGGGCGAAGGTGCTGCTGGTCGGCGACTACGGCCAGCTCCAATCGGTCGATGCCGGCGGCGCGTTCGGGATGCTCGTGGCCGACCGCCGTGGCGACACCCCGGAGCTGGCCGAGGTGCATCGTTTCGTGCAGGAGTGGGAGAAGACCGCCTCCCTCAATCTGCGACACGGCCGCACTCGCGTCATCGACACCTACCTCGCCCAGGGCCGCATCAGTGACGGCGACGCGGAGGCGATGATCGATGCCGCCTATGCCGCGTGGCGGGCCGACCGCGATGCGGGGCGGGCGTCGGTGCTGATCGCCGAGACACGGGAGGATGTGACCGCGCTCAACGCCCGCGCCCGCGCCGACCTGATCCTCGAAGGCCGCATCACCCCGTCCCGCGAGGTCGCTCTGGCCGAAGGCACCCGAGCGGGCGTCGGAGACACGATCATCACCCGCCGCAACGACCGCCGCCTGCGCACCGGCACCGGGCGGGACTGGGTGCGCAACGGGGCCACCTGGCAGGTCACCGATGTGCGAGAGGACGGGTCGATCACGATCCGCAAACCCGGCCGCCAGTTCGGGGCGATCGTGCTCCCGGCCGACTACGTGGCCGAGCAGGTCGACCTCGGCTACGCCGTCACCGCCCACCGCGCCCAGGGCGTCACCACCGATACCGCGCACGTGCTGGTCGCACCGACGACGACGCGGGAGAACTTCTACGTCGGCATGACCCGTGGCCGGGAGGCGAATCGTGCCTACGTGATCCTCGACCGGCCCGACGACCACGCCGCCCCGCACCCCTCGGACAACGAGGAGGCCACGGGCCGCTCGGTGCTGTTCGGGGTGGTGCAGCACTCCGGGGCGGAGGAATCCGCGCATGAGGCCATCACCTCCGAGCAGGAGCAGTGGGGGTCGATCGCGCAGCTCGTCGCCGAGTACGAGACCATCGCCGCAGCCGCCCAGCACGACCGCTGGGCCACCCTCATCCGCGCCAGCGGGCTCACCACCGAACAAGCCAACGCCACCCTCGCCTCCGAAGCTTTCGGAGCCCTGATCGCGGAGCTGCGGCGGGCCGAGGCCAACCACCACGACCTCGACACCCTCTTCCCGCGGCTGGTCGCCGCCCGCGGGTTCGAGGATGCTGACGACATCGCGAAAGTGATGCACTATCGCGTGGCTCGCGCCACCACCGGGCCGGCGGGGTCGGGGCGGACGAGGAAGGTGCCGGCGTTGATCGTCGGGCTCATCCCGCACGCCCGCGGCCGGCTCGCCCCCGACATGCGCCAAGCCCTCACCGAGCGCCGCGAGTTGATCGAGGCCCGCGCCGATGCGATCCTCGACACCGCCCGCCAGGCGGCCGAGCCCTGGACGACCCTGCTCGGCAATCCGTCGGCGGATGAGCGCGGCGCGGCCCGGTGGCGGCGTGACGCCCGGACCGTGGCCGCCTACCGCGACCGGTACGGCATCACCGACGACGCCCCGCTCGGCCCGGGCCCGGTGGGCACATCGCAGAAGATCGACCACGCCCACGCCGCCACGGCCCTACGACGCCTCACCCCACGCCCCTCGGGACGGGACGAGGCGCGGCGGCCTCCGGTCGGCGTGGATCGGCACGGGCCGTCGCTCTAG